The stretch of DNA TATAAAATCTAGCTGTATGTTTCTTACTGTTGGGTGGTACATTGAGTATGATGGTTTACATTAGATGCTCATCTGGCTGTTGCTTAGAAAATCATGGTCTGCTTTAGAAAAGTGGTATCGTGCCATCTTTAAATGTGGACTGACAATACAAAGGCTTCAATACAAAGACTGCAGGATTACTAACCACAGGATGGCTTTCAGTTTCCTCCGTGTAACTGATGCAGCATCTTGGTGAGATCAGATGCAGCTGAAGAACTAGACTGCAATCAATTCTGAATGATCAGTTTGCGTCACATTCAGATCGGTATACGTCATTTAGAGGAGTGATTGTGTTTGTTTTCACAAAGGACTGAAGAAGTTTATCACTTTATCAGTTTATGATAAGTACGCTGTGTGGAGTCTCTTTTTCCATACCATTAAACAAGTCACACCCCATGTGTTTTATTCTAAAGGTTTAGTCACGTGATTTAGTTTTAATTGTGCCCCTCCATAATTGGGACCAAATTTCTGGCTTTGCCAGTCCTCAGTGtagaaaaatagctaaaagtaGCCATATTAATTTCTAAGCACCTCAATAAAGTTGATAAAATAGATGTTTGTATATACCCTGTGTTCAGTAGAGAAATAGGTACTAGCTAACCAAACTAAGCTTACAGTTTAGCACAGTGTATAGGTTGTTTTATAGTTATCTAGCTATAACCATGATTTGGTCCTCCAAATTCCAGGTACATATGATGCTGCCATGAGAAAACCATGAATAGGATTTGTACTTGTGATATGTTCTATATAAAATTGTAAGAATCATCCTAAAAAATAgggattaaaatatttttctttccttATCCTAtatttcaccccccccccccctttatttGCAGGCAGGAGAGAATTTGTGCAGCGTCTGAAGCTTGAGGCCATACTAAATGTGCACGATGGCTGTGTGAGTATTAAAAACTCTTTCACTTTGGTTCATAGATCATACCCTGCTGACTGATTTCCCCCTGCAGCAGAGTGTTATTTTCTATCTAAGTTTATTTTAAGTTAGATTGAAAGGTCTTGAAGGATGTGTCTCTCGGGGTTGCCTGATATTTTACCTTCTCaggggagtgtgtgtgtctttgtgtgtgtgtatgtgtgtgtccttgGCCCAGCTTTTTTTTGTCTGCTAATAGCTTGAACCTGGAGGCTGATAGACACCAGACTGTGACTGGTGCTGTCTTTCTTTATACTTGAGTAAAGCTCCCAGTGATAACAAACCCCAGGGTGGCCTCCTCCATCTATTATGTGGTGACATGTTTTACAAGGTCTTGGTCTTATGAGGcttgtttaaatttttatttgactttaatttaGATGTATTGATATAGCAGTAGATAGCAATGCTGTTTACAGACTCCACAAGTATGATTGCTTAGAAAAtgtaacttttcttttactcttaTTTGATAAATAATGTTGTTTCATAAACATTTGATTAtaaaattgcaatatattgtctTGCTTTCTTGCTTATAACCCCTGTACCCCTTGCTTGTAACCCCCTGTATATTGCCCGGTTCTTGCCTATACACAGACATAGTGTGTtgtagggctgtgccatatcgtattataCACAAAAATGTCGATTATACTTTTTTaaccaacattaaaaaaaaaacaaagaaacaaaaagaaacataaCATGATAGTAGTGTTATTCTGTCTTGAAAGTGggctattttttgttgttttgctatttactgtaaagctaAAGAATATTTTTGGGGTATATTTTTTGTatgcattaaatatttatattttgataaatatttttttgttacattagattatttatttttaggttatatatttttttgtttttatctcagtgttttgtcatattgccaagaatatagTCACACAAATacctaaaaatattgtaaaattatttaacaatacattttacaacTCTGCGAATTGTTCTGTTGAAAAAACAGAAGCACTAGAATAGTGAAGGCTAAGTCTGTCTTATCATCAGGCTGAGGATAAAGTTTCAGATTTCGTTTCACCACATCCTTTCCACATTTAGAGAGAGCAGCCTGTTTTCCGTCATCAACACTTCAGTCAGACTCAGTGACTAACTGAATGATACCACAGTAACTTATTTTAACACACAATGGGGGAGAGGGGCAGTGGGGAATTCTGTATACATTCAGTATAAGTaagtataaatgtaatttttatgtaCCGTagatgtaaaatgtgttttttgtgtttattatgcTGTCCTCCTTTTTGATTTAAAGTAATGTGTTGGACACTGCTTGCATTGACTAATTCAATTTAATTGAATCCTAATATGTTTATGTATTTTGGCTTGAAAGTGCAAGTCACCCCAGCAGTAAAGAAATTCGTTTGTCAGATTCTTTGCCAATTATTACATAAAGTGCCTTAATCTATTTTGCATTTACCGTAGCTTGGACCAAAACATTTGATCAAACATATAATCTCTCAGTTGCTACTTGCTGTTGCTTTGTGTGCTGCTCTCCTCTACGTTATATGGTAGTAAATGTGTAACATCTTTAAAAATGCATCTTCTTCAGCCATCTATACCAAATTCTATGAGGTGGTGAGTGGAATTAAGCATGAGGACGTTTCAGAGGAAAAGTTTTATTGTGCCGTTTTCCAGAATCACTCCAGTGTAAAGAAATGTGTTGTCCAAAAcattttcagcgctagaaatggaCCAGGGTACATCAGCTTCTGCAGGTTGAGTTAATGAACTATTGATCCATGATTCAGTTGATAACTGCATTGTGCTTTAGTACATTTTACtccggtgtgtttgtgtgtgttactgcTTAAGTCCAGACTACAGGTTTAGAAGTAGCAGAATGTGCTATTACATTTTGTGGTCCTGATAAGATCGCATAGGTTTTATGGCACAGCTTTTCCATTCTAAGTCAAATCAGTGTCACaaattgtctgtctctctgttttaaaCAGGTTAACACAATATCCTGGAATGACACTGGAGAATACATCTTATCAGGATCTGATGACACCAATTTGGTTATCACAAACCCATACAACAGGAAGGTAAGTATACAGAGTTAACaaagcacatttaaacacattaattaaaatttaaatttattagTACACAAAGTAGTATTGTGACTTAGGAATAATTAATTGTGATTTATCAGTAAAAATAATTAGATTAGTTATTGAATATTGTGTGTATTATCATGGcatttattttgccattttttgccACAATAGGTTGTTTTATACCAAATTttactacagaaaaaaatatatgtatatcctCTGCTTTGTTTTGTGCCCAACAAAGTCCTCTTAACCCCGGAAATACACAACCTCTCAACATTGTAGTGTGAGTGTGATTATTGAGTAGAGCAGAGGAGGAACGATGATGTAAGAGAATTATTTTATTGGGAGTGATCTTTATTGATATGACAGGCTCTTACATGACCTTCGTAAGGCTTCATGAATCAAAGCCTGCAAGTGATTACTTGTTCAGCAGTGTTTGACCAGCGTTAAGTTCTGCTGGAGTTACTACATAGTGTAGATCAGTATTCATTATTTAACTACTAACATGAAGTAGAAGAGAACTggctttttttaacttttaatttttgtttgtttgtttaaacaaCTCTGAATGAACATTATTGACTGTTGTGGACTGTCATATGTAGGGTATTGTTGCAGCCTTTAGCAAAACTTTGTATATTTAAAGTGCTAACTTAACAGAAGAGagaaaattgaaagaaaaaaaatgaaaatctaaCATAAATAGATTTATTCGAAGAAGGTATTCCTATTTgcctattcattaaaaaaattaaatgtaatgtagGAATACAACTGTCAGATTTATGTTATGTCAAAAAGTAcatatcaacaaaaatggagatactgtaTTATAGATAACTATAAATATTCAGAGTAATTTTCGTTTCATTATTTAATCCATATTCTCACCATGCTTTCCTCAGGTTAAAACAACTATTCGTTCGGGTCACCGGGCCAACATCTTCAGCGCAAAATTCATGCCCCTCACCAACGATCAGCAGATTGTGTCCTGCTCAGGAGACGGCATCATCTACTACACTCACACGGAAAAAAGCGCAGACATCAACAGGCAGTGCCAGTTCACCTGCCACTATGGAACTGCTTATGAGGTTTGTAGATAGTACCAGTGTTGCTAAGATGCTTAGATTTTGCTGTTATAGCAATATGAAaggataaaataagaaaatattatgAAAGCTGTAGAACAGGCTTCAGCTTTGATATGCATAAATTGAATGCTTTGTCATTTTTATTACTGTGAATAGTTAGTATTGTCTCAAATGTagcagtctcttatttttatctcttatttttatttttctgaagaTAATGACGGTTCCAAATGACCCCTACACCTTCTTATCCTGTGGTGAGGATGGCACAGTTCGGTGGTTCGATCTGCGCATGAAGACTAGCTGCACAAAAGAAGACTGTAAAGATGTGAGAAGATTATGTCTATTCCATATGATTACTACAAAGTTATCCATATTGACATTGcataatttttttgtattatgtgtCATTTTACATCATATAgtcatttttactttttgtatgAGAATGCATTCACTTAAATGTATGTTTCTCATACAAAATTCACTTAACTGTCCAGTCAGACATTCTCTCTCAACCACATATTGGCACATATAGTCCACCTAAGCCTATGTGATTTTTCTACATTTACTTCATAGTGCCTGGGAAGAAAACATGCCCTGTTACAGTTAAATGCTAATTTGACTCTCTCATGTTCAGTGAATGCTTCCCTTACCCCCACACATCAACAAAGAAatcaattagtgtttttttttttttttgtactctcACTCGAGTCTTGTGCattattaattagattgatttaCCATTTgtagaaagaaaaaaactatcTACTTTCTCCCTTTCTGGAAATGTTGTTCTTTTCTAGGTTTTAAACAAAGGACACAGTCTCCTCACTTATCTGGCACAGACAGTGGTGTTAAAAAATTGCCATTGACATTTACATATTTAACCCAATTTCTCGTATCCTCCCTTACTCTTTTCCGTTCTGTTTTCCTTTGTCCCTTTCTTCCAAAATTaggatattttgattaactgCCGGAGAGCTGCTACCTCGATATCCATTTCTCCTCTGGTGCCCTATTACCTTGCTGTGGGATGTTCTGACAGCTCAGTTCGAATCTACGACAGACGAATGCTTGGCACAAGAGCTACGGGTGAGAACGTTTTGTGCTGTATGAATAACATTCATCTCTATTAGAGTGTATGACAGCAGTGCCGTTAATTGATTTTGAGAACTGGTCCATTCAAATCAACCTCAGttacttttattactttataCTTTACTGAAATGCATGTTTTGCAATATTAATAAGGGTTTATGGCTAAACAGAAATTATGATTTATTTCACACCATAGTTGGTACTTTACTATTTCaggattactttttatttatgtttaacaaACCACCTTGAGGCAGATTGACTGAGGCTGGTTTTATGAGTTGAAATACAATGGAAAAGGTCAAGTGTCACTGATAAATCTGTTTAAAGAAGCTTCACATTATTATTATGTGCAACTTGTAAACTTATTAAAACATTTGTTCTAAAAACATACATGAAATCATACAGGAACCTTCAATTTAATTGTGTAAAATTTAGCTACCATGTTAGTGTTAGGTAACCTATGCTAAAATGCCAGCTGAGAAAGTATACGGCCTCAGCTCGACAAGACAGTGATGGCACATTATCAGTAAATAACTTTTAATGCATGTTTAGAACTGAACGAATGAGTGGAGAAATTCTTGTGGTGCGTTTAAAtctaaaaacaatttaaatctttcttttattcctcttatttttgtttacaggTAATTACATGGGCAGAGGGACGACAGGCATGTGTGTACGATTTGTCCCTGCCCACTTGTCCAACAAGTCGTGTCGCGTGACATCATTATGCTACAGTGGAGATGGACAGGAGGTCCTGGTCAGCTACTCCTCTGACTACATCTACCTGTTTGACCCCAAGGATGACCAGGCCCGAGAGCTCAAGGGTCCGTCTgaggagaggagggaggaggTGAGAAgcatgagtaaatgtaatttatggGGGTGCAGAACTTGTTGTCACTGTTTGTAAATAGAAGGAGCTATTTTTTTATCATcagtataatattatatttattattatatctctATATTATCGCGTGTCCTGAACTGATCTATAGGCATAAGCAAGCAGACAGTCAAGCAAACTGTATGACAGAACCAATTAAAATGGCAATTTCAGCTTAGGGAACCAAATATTTCCCACAAAACTTAAATCTAAATGAATTTGTGTTTATTAAGCAGTCTGCTGCTGCTTACTAATCCTCTAAATAGTTTCATTTCGATGCACAACCTAATATTTATGCTCTTCATACAATTTGTGTCTGATTCCAGGGATGGCAAGGCTAATAGACTATACTACTGCTGAGGTTCTTAGTTCAATTTAGCTATTAGTCTTCGTTCTAattgagttttaaaaaaaatatgtaaaatttacACAGCAACTGTTTTACTCTGGAAAATAATTGCATAGATTACAGACAGCAATAATGATGTATAGTCCTGAAAAATCCATAGGAAGAGTAATAGTCCTGTTTAGtcaattttattaaaatgtcttATGTCAattcataaatattaaaacatgctTTATATTGGttaattttcatgaaaaatttgcaggataaaaacaagaaaaagactaCTTTGCACATTCAGTCCCTTTGTACTGATAAGACTTCAGTCATCATATTTTACTCTTAAATTTAAAATGCTAGTTGGTTATGTAATAACCATTGCAACCAAAAAAGCTAATAACTAGGTTGATAAATGCTGATATGTGCTAATATGCCATCACTCTctgcaaaataaaaacacatctgAGAAAAATGCATTTGCAATATTTCTtacttattaatatatatatatatgtatttaaaaaaatatttaaatctaaatgTAAGTGCTTGTCTGTAGCCTGTTTCTTGTATCATGCAACCTTGTAGGCCCTCTATCAGACTGTTTGGGTTTGAGCGATAGCCATGGAAGAGCTGGTGATGTTGGagggtctaaaaaaaaaaaaaagggaagaggTGTAAAATGTGCTGGGTCACTGATCCAGGCCCCTCTGTCAGCTGCTGCTCAGTGTGTTCAGCGGTGTCCGGATCCCCCACGCTCACATTCTTTTCCAAATAGAGCTTCAGACGCAGACTGTGTTCCACTGCTGTGACAGAAATAGACTTGTAGTGCACAATGGCAGCcaaagagaggagagaagagaagccCTGGGATCTCTTGCTTCTTTTTCCGTTTTCTGCTCTGGTGCATCAGTAAATACCTATGGAAACTATCTGGAACTGCCAGGTTCCTTTAGAGGAATATAGGAAGCATTGAAATGATGGAGTTCCTTTTATGAGGGTTCTTTAGTTTCTGTCTGTTCCATTTATGCAAACAGGAGTTTTTATAATGAGCTTTAGAATTTGATGATTAATATGTAGGTAAGATTTAGTGTTAGTTTTATAGTGAGTGCAGCCAAAAATGATTTTGTTGAGCTGTGGCTGCTTTGATTACAAATAACACTGACCTGAGTACTGTGACACCACTGAAGCGAAGAAATCATTAGCTACTGGACGCACCCTGCAGGAGAGTAGTTTAATATGATCTGGCATATCTTATTAGCAGTCATGCAAAAcatatctcaattttttttacgttttgacAAAATTTGAATGTAGTTGTTTTTAGACTTAGGCAGTATATCATAATTATCAGTATTCCTGGAATGCACAATATTTTTAGGTTGACTTCTTTTTGAAgattagtattttattattattttctatgacCTTAGTTTTCAGGGAGGTCAGGCCAATGTTGCACTAAAGGTGTTCTTGCAGTGCTTTAGTATGTATGGCTCGGTTTGTATTGGCCTGTTGTTTCAGGTTGTGCTGACTGAAAGCTGATCAGTgagtaatgtgtttgtgtgtgtgtgtgtgacatctGGCCGGACAGAGTTCCACTCTCATGTAGGATCCAAATAAGTGTCACATTTAAGGTGTCCTCCGACAGACTACGCACTTTCTGTGCCATTCAGATCAAAGCTTCAATGTTTTTCCTGCCCCTAGACATTGTTAATTAGCTCTAGTTTCTTAATTGTGATTTGTGACGTGCTGAAGGCTGTGTAGAGGGAGCAGGTGAGGTGAAGTGAGAGACTTATAGCAGGGTGGAGGCTGTGGCGAGACATATTAAAGGGCCTGGGAGAACTCTTGACAGTGATTGACAGTGATTTGATGTGTGTTCCCCACAGCTGAGGCAGCCGCCGGTCAAGCGGTTGCGTCTGAGGGGAGACTGGTCAGACACGGGACCCCGTGCCCGccctgagagcgagagagaacgaGATGGTAAGATGAGACGCCACATACCTCACAATTCCAACCACCAACCCAAACATTATACACGCACCAGCCCAGAGAGAAGTGCACACAGATAAATACAAACAACATGGAGGAAAAAAAGAGTTTTACTATATTtgtatagaaataaataaaaagaaattctTACATAACATATGCAATCAATAAAGAGCATTATACTAATACTAGTTAATGCTTTCATTTGCTCTCAGAACAGCTCAGAATAAATTCTTCATGGTCTGGATTCCACAagatgttgtaaaaaaaaaacctttgatcAAAATCAATGTTGACACAGTGGTTTTATGCAATTTCTGCAGATTTTGGGAGCACATTCATACTGCAAGTATCTGTTCTACCACATGCCGAATCAAAGGTCTTTTTCTGGATTTAGATGTAGTGATGAGAAAGTTCACTGAAGAACACTGAGCTCATTGTCATATTCATAATTGAAAACCAGATTAAAGACTTCTGCTTTGAAACATTGTGCATTATCACATTATAGAAAATGTTATGGGTAAATTAaggtcatgaagggatgcacatgttTTAGcaacaatttttaatatttaatgaggATTTGCTTAAATATTACAGCCTATTTAATATTATATCGTAACCCCATCATATGTGTGCATCAATAAGAATCATGATTATTGAGAacgttattattttcttttaaatgtattgtCTTTATTGTTCTTTGCAGACAGAAGttcaatttaacatttttttttctgttgtagcCTGTCCAATTTAAGGTTGACTTGTTGTACATCCTGAGattctttttgtcattttaattgaATAAGTATTTTTTCTGTCTAATTTTTCATACTGTTCTTCAGTCTGTGGTGTAAAAATGCATTGTTGTGTTGCCCTGTGATTGGCTTATTTTGGCACACATTTGCTATATGAAGTAGTATTGTTCCCTAAATCTAAAGACAAACTTAAGTCCAGAAAAAAAGTATGCaacttttatataatttatttttatacatgtaAACATGGGCATTGTGTCTGGCCTGCAGCTGCACAGACCCGTAAGCAGCAGAGTGTTATTTACAGTGTGATTTACAGTGTGTTGTGACTCATTCCTCCTGTAACCATCATTAAACTTCTGGGACTTGTGCCACAGTAGTCCTTCTGTCAGTTTGGACCAGAAGGAATAGCCTTAGGTGCCCTCACATGCTGATGAGCCTTGGGCTGGCACCCTATAGTCTTATGCACTTTATTTTTGCAGAATATATTTTTCAAGGTGGCATTCTATTGCAAAATTATTGCTGTTGCTGCTTCAGaatttaatgaaatgtaatgaaattGCAGTAACTTCCTCGCCACAGTTCTTAGCTATACGATAATCAAAATTGGTGGCTTGTCTTTGAGTCATTTGTGTATGTTCTTAATATGTTCTACTTATATTTCACCCACACACTCTACTTCTAGCCGAATTCTCTCTCTTATTGCTAATCTCCCCCATATCCCTCATAATGAGTGTATTGCCCTGAGTGTCGAAGCACCTTTAATCTCTCTTGGTAGTTCTTCTTCAGAATATCAATAAAGCCTGATCCGTCTAGAAGGAACTTGTTAGTTTCTCTGTGAGAGTCAGGGTTTATTATTCCGAGTGGGATAAGAGATTGCTCTTCTGTATCCCAGCCTCTGGTAGAACTGTCTCCAAAAATGAGAGCGTAGATCTGAGGGGTTTTCCTATGGGTGATTCTGACATCTTGAGCATCTTCTGTGGTGCAGTGCTGAGATCTTTTTCTCTTTGCTGCAGGAGAACAGAGCCCCAACGTGTCTCTCATGCAGAGGATGTCGGACATGCTGTCGCGTTGGTTTGAGGAGGCCAGCGAGGCCCAGAGCAGCAGAGCTCGTCCACAGACTCGGCCCAGAGGTACCGCATACAGACTGCCCTGCTTCCATTAGTCCTGGTTATGAAAACACGTTTTGGAAGAACGCGGTGAAAATGAAACTATGCTGTTCCTCTTAGTTAAAGGCATGAACAGTCATAACTCTGCAAAGTAGAGGAAGAGTAGAGGGCTACTTGTAAAGGTTGGGAATAATAGGTGGTAAGCATtatgattatatttattgttcccatttatttattacatttattctcAGCATATATTGTAAGAATAGAATCGTGAATATTGTCATTAATTAAACTGTACTGACCACTTACATGTTCATCATAAAaactgtgtgtccaaacttttgcacagGCCATATTTGTGATTTTTTGGGGGCTTTTTattaaaaatggagaaaaaatgcatttttattattgaGAAACAATAGAGATacgctgacatgccaaaaatcttGGCACAGGAAGTGATCACGTGTAATAGGAACACAATACTATACTATCCACCGTTGGGATGGGTGGAaatgatggtgactggtggcatctggctagaattttcCATACATACAATGACTGCGGCAGAAATCCACATTCACTGCAGGCCACATCATTATATCCTTTATTATTCCTGCAGGATTCTTTAGCTTCCCCAGGACATGGCAAAACTCATGGGAGACTAatacctgtcccatgacttttggcatgcgaCTGTGTTActtctcaataataataataaaaaaaaaatgaatataactcaatgtaaaaaaaaaaaataatttgggtAAGGGTGCCTAAACTTTCACATATAACTGAAAATTATACAGcatgctctctgtttttctgcagGTACTGCAGCTCGGCCAGAGGGGTCTGCCGAAGCCTCCGAGATCCCCTCTCAGGAGCCTTTGGGGGCTGAGGGCCCCATGGAAATGGAAGCAGTTGCCCCTGAAGCTCCCAGCACacctgcctcagctccagccacTGCAGAGCCCCTCCCCAAatccatctcctcctcctcttcttcctcaggTTCTTCTTCCACTGTGACAGCCCCGCCCCCTTCCAGCTCCTCCTCACTGGAGAGCGCCGCCTCTTCCTCTTCTCTGGTCTCTTCTCCAGACTCTGAGCAAAAGAGCCAGGCTGAGGTCACGCCCACTGGCTCGGCCACACCCACCCCCTCCACAGAGGCTGTGTTGTCTGGTAAGAATACCCTGATTCACAGTACATTTATGTTGTTTCTCTGTATTTATAGTGTAGCgtgtgttttgttttatgtaCGCTAAAAACAAGTTTGTCAAAGGTTACACTCTGCAGTTCTTGAACACCAATGATGAGCTTACCACATTAACATGGTGATTAAAATGATGCGCTTTGTTTTCCTAAAAAAATTATTGGTAACAGGCTTTTGTAGAGGAGCTAATGAGCTAACTCTACTAACTCTACAATGTTAGATGCTGATGAAGACTTGCTTTACTTGTTATTTTCTCCTCTaacattttagattttagttaGCTATGCATCGAAATAACCATCTGTCCACTGAAAAAAGCACTTACTTTATATGTTATAATTGCACTTTATAGGTATTTTAACAAATGttacattaaatataatatttaaaatataatataaacataaaatataatattttcttaaCGCTTTCATATCTCCATATGGGTTATATTCCATGATTCTGCATGAAACCAAAAATGATTGAAGTGACCGTACATTATTCACATATATTTTCTATACCTACCTTTTGTTTCGCTGCATGTTTGCTGCTTCTTTTCCATTGTGGACATACtcttgttttttaaaatgttagctTCTAATGTTGTGAGACCTTCTCTTGATTTTGCCTGGCTtctttagttatgttttttctcAGAGAAGTTTGTTTTGTATGGCATCTTCACTGGAATATGTGAATGTGGGAGCGTATGTCAGAGATTGTATCTTTGTTGTCGTATGTGTCTTTGTTTTGAATAGTTTGGAGCGTTTATTGCATGATTTGGTTAATTCAGCAAAGTCTGGTCATCTGTGGGACCTGTTCAATGCTGCtgctttatgtattttttgttttggaTTTTACTGCCCACCAGTCCttcttgtgttttattttctgtcCCCCCCCATTTTCTTTCCACCCTTCATATGgcctcctctttctttctctgctctcCTGTCAGAATATGGCCCCCACAGGTTGCCGGTAAGTTTAGTGTGTAGGCGTTTGCAGAGGCTGCTGCTCTTGGCTGACCCCCCCGGGCAGGGTCAGCGGCCAGCCTCTCGAGCCTCCAGAGCCCCCGGGGCCTCCAGCTCAGAAAGCCCAGCCCAGGGGTCTGCTGCAGAGACCAGCGCCCCAACAGGTTACTTACTGTTCCAATCACTAGCCATGAACCTTGCTCTGCTCCAGCCCCTTTCCTCATAACTAGGGCTGTCactattcattatatttatataatttaaaagagGTGCTAATTATTTTAATGACTTTTAAACAGATGAACTAGGACACCTCATACAATTGTGAGCATATGTTGGCCATGTACCAACTGTAAATAAAGTACTTTGTTAACTTGATTTGAACAAATATGTTTAATCTACTTTccgatttatgatttatgatgttAGTAGCAGTTTGAGAAGATGAGGTGGTGCTTCAGCAGCTTTGAAAAAGTGTTTAATGACTTTTAATCAGCACACATGAAGCTACTGGGTTGAAATAGGCAATTACCTCTTTACTCTCACTTAAATCAAAGTCCTTATAGGCAAGTCGGTTCACTTGGCGGCCATCTTTGCAACGCCAGTCATGCAAGACCAGTCTACCGTTTGTATGAATAGAGAAAGATCAAAATACTAGAAAAGGTAGGTCTGATTACAGTTGTAAAATTAGATCTTGTCACTAattaaatatggtaaaaacctcAGGAATAGTCTGTAGCATGTGGCTCAATAatacctaaataaacatgattatatttttaggactactgcacttgcacagatctctgCAACAACATTGGCATCCCTTATGAGAACACCCACCCTCCACAGCTCTTagcacaaccagcaagctgatagGCCACTGGGTTGAGCATtcatatttcagtcagtggctggTCTGCACATTATTAACGTCTCTGCTTAAAAAGGCCAAATGACTGCCAAGCTGCCTTTTTTGCTTAGAGTAAGTACAGAATTTACCATTTATCTACATAAATATGCACCATTACAGTAGTGGCCTTTTTGAAATaatcaataaaacataaaaaaaataaagtgctacTAGATTAAATGACCTCTTATTTCAGCTGCATTAAGAAGAAATAGGTGTGGAATTTCAGAGtgctttacagaaacagggataaATTACAAAGACAAACAAAATAGGTGTGGACAAATACAgacataaatacacaaaaaagaaattaaagtaaaaagtatTT from Astyanax mexicanus isolate ESR-SI-001 chromosome 11, AstMex3_surface, whole genome shotgun sequence encodes:
- the dcaf6 gene encoding DDB1- and CUL4-associated factor 6 isoform X2 — its product is MSCPGNLIWDVRKRAIGYNDPNAVRANYLGRREFVQRLKLEAILNVHDGCVNTISWNDTGEYILSGSDDTNLVITNPYNRKVKTTIRSGHRANIFSAKFMPLTNDQQIVSCSGDGIIYYTHTEKSADINRQCQFTCHYGTAYEIMTVPNDPYTFLSCGEDGTVRWFDLRMKTSCTKEDCKDDILINCRRAATSISISPLVPYYLAVGCSDSSVRIYDRRMLGTRATGNYMGRGTTGMCVRFVPAHLSNKSCRVTSLCYSGDGQEVLVSYSSDYIYLFDPKDDQARELKGPSEERREELRQPPVKRLRLRGDWSDTGPRARPESERERDGEQSPNVSLMQRMSDMLSRWFEEASEAQSSRARPQTRPRGTAARPEGSAEASEIPSQEPLGAEGPMEMEAVAPEAPSTPASAPATAEPLPKSISSSSSSSGSSSTVTAPPPSSSSSLESAASSSSLVSSPDSEQKSQAEVTPTGSATPTPSTEAVLSEYGPHRLPVSLVCRRLQRLLLLADPPGQGQRPASRASRAPGASSSESPAQGSAAETSAPTDSPSSVVNKQLGSMTLDEQQGSTEASGNVCSDMQKTLSEACAVAGELASSPAAPATPSGSGSSGSGGGGGGGGGGGGGGSCPIRTAPTSSTAEPVLSLHYSTEGTTTSTIKLDFTDEWSTPGSGSRVSGGGQKPVETLESQEPAERSPEQVLAGPVAAGRPATVPEESESADSSTEKASGSSEGSTPLQGPATGGLSSGAAESPAGQDDLPAAGSVSTEGSRRTDAAREGTQGPAQPSRSHQDSDDSDDDPILIPSARFNFRGSSVGERMIRRSAAARIQELFRRRKERREMEESETQNIRRPLVKMMYKGHRNSRTMIKESCFWGNNFVMSGSDCGHIFIWDRHTGEHLMLLEADNHVVNCLQPHPYDPILASSGIDYDIKLWSPLEQSPSFNRDLAEEVIARNELMLEETRNTITVPASFMLRMLASLNHIRTDRSEGSGQENEDEQ
- the dcaf6 gene encoding DDB1- and CUL4-associated factor 6 isoform X4, with translation MSCPGNLIWDVRKRAIGYNDPNAVRANYLGRREFVQRLKLEAILNVHDGCVNTISWNDTGEYILSGSDDTNLVITNPYNRKVKTTIRSGHRANIFSAKFMPLTNDQQIVSCSGDGIIYYTHTEKSADINRQCQFTCHYGTAYEIMTVPNDPYTFLSCGEDGTVRWFDLRMKTSCTKEDCKDDILINCRRAATSISISPLVPYYLAVGCSDSSVRIYDRRMLGTRATGNYMGRGTTGMCVRFVPAHLSNKSCRVTSLCYSGDGQEVLVSYSSDYIYLFDPKDDQARELKGPSEERREELRQPPVKRLRLRGDWSDTGPRARPESERERDGEQSPNVSLMQRMSDMLSRWFEEASEAQSSRARPQTRPRGTAARPEGSAEASEIPSQEPLGAEGPMEMEAVAPEAPSTPASAPATAEPLPKSISSSSSSSGSSSTVTAPPPSSSSSLESAASSSSLVSSPDSEQKSQAEVTPTGSATPTPSTEAVLSEYGPHRLPVSLVCRRLQRLLLLADPPGQGQRPASRASRAPGASSSESPAQGSAAETSAPTGSTEASGNVCSDMQKTLSEACAVAGELASSPAAPATPSGSGSSGSGGGGGGGGGGGGGGSCPIRTAPTSSTAEPVLSLHYSTEGTTTSTIKLDFTDEWSTPGSGSRVSGGGQKPVETLESQEPAERSPEQVLAGPVAAGRPATVPEESESADSSTEKASGSSEGSTPLQGPATGGLSSGAAESPAGQDDLPAAGSVSTEGSRRTDAAREGTQGPAQPSRSHQDSDDSDDDPILIPSARYRGAQGQRFNFRGSSVGERMIRRSAAARIQELFRRRKERREMEESETQNIRRPLVKMMYKGHRNSRTMIKESCFWGNNFVMSGSDCGHIFIWDRHTGEHLMLLEADNHVVNCLQPHPYDPILASSGIDYDIKLWSPLEQSPSFNRDLAEEVIARNELMLEETRNTITVPASFMLRMLASLNHIRTDRSEGSGQENEDEQ